AAAAGCAGCGGGCGCCAGCAACTCGATGACGCCGCACTGGCCGCCGTAAAGCGCTGGAGCTTCGTACCGGCCAAGCAGGGTGATGTGGCTCAGGACGGCTGGGTCAGCGTACCGATCGACTTCAAGATTCATTAATTATTCGGCCGCGGTGTGCACACGCCGCGACCTGCACAAGAGGGAAAACATCATGGCATTAGCGTCTCCACTTGAATCCATCGAAAGCGCGGTGATCTGGCTGCTGGTGATCTTTTCGGTCGCCACCTGGGGCCTGGCGTTGCTCAAGGGTGTGCAGTTCGGTCGCCTCAAGGCGCAGGATCGCAAGTTCCACAAACAGTTCTGGGCGGCATCGAGCCTCGATTCAGCCGCCGAACTCGCCGAAACCCAGCCCGGCGCCGCCGCGCGTGTGGCCCAGGCCGGCTATGCCGCAATCCAGGTGGGCGATACCCCTCACGCTGCGGATCTAAGCCAGGCGATCAATCATCAGGACCGCCTCGAACGCGCCTTGCGCCAGCAAATCGTGCGCGAGCGCCGCTCCCTGGAGACCGGCCTGGCTGTGGTTGCCAGTATCGGCAGCACCTCGCCGTTTATCGGCCTGTTCGGCACCGTGTGGGGCATCATGGAAGCGCTGAAGGGGATCAGCGCCGCCGGGTCCGCCAGCCTGGAAACCGTGGCGGGGCCGATTGGTGCGGCGT
This genomic stretch from Pseudomonas synxantha BG33R harbors:
- a CDS encoding MotA/TolQ/ExbB proton channel family protein, giving the protein MMALASPLESIESAVIWLLVIFSVATWGLALLKGVQFGRLKAQDRKFHKQFWAASSLDSAAELAETQPGAAARVAQAGYAAIQVGDTPHAADLSQAINHQDRLERALRQQIVRERRSLETGLAVVASIGSTSPFIGLFGTVWGIMEALKGISAAGSASLETVAGPIGAALVATGVGIAVAVPAVLVYNYFLRRLKLTAADLDDFAHDFYSLAQKNSFRVLLHPTLAKASVGSPQKVKEAS